The following coding sequences lie in one Gammaproteobacteria bacterium genomic window:
- the malQ gene encoding 4-alpha-glucanotransferase — MPPANPLIERRAGVILHPTSLPSRLGKGDLGPEAYRFVEFLAASGLRVWQVLPLSPTHPDGSPYHSPSINAGNPLLISLDLLVEQGWLSAQDRSSLAKPAQDYSTLRHTLLKHAYQGFLHKSSKAEHDALNEFVAQQARWLEDYALYQALKQAHDEAGWIHWPTPLRDREPAALQQAALDLQEAIAQVCFEQFVFFQQWSGLKAYANNSGVQMFGDMPIFVAHDSADVWANRDSFQLDAAGHPLTVAGVPPDYFSPQGQRWGHPHYHWERMQQDGFRYWMERVETQLQIYDLLRIDHFRGFEAHWEIPAGDATAINGRWVKVPGDALFAALQQRFGPLPLVAEDLGVITTEVVALRKKYGLPGMKVLQFAFDGTPHNPYLPHQHEHNCVVYTGTHDNDTTFGWFNSLSHDAKNYVDDYLGSPGEPMPWPLIRAALESVANLAMLPMQDILSLGSEHRMNTPGTITNNWKWQFSWEHVTPDVPERLQHLTRLYGRS; from the coding sequence ATGCCGCCTGCGAACCCGCTTATCGAACGCCGCGCCGGGGTCATCCTCCACCCCACTTCGCTGCCCTCCCGCCTGGGCAAAGGCGACCTCGGCCCCGAGGCCTATCGCTTCGTGGAATTCCTGGCGGCCAGCGGCCTGCGGGTCTGGCAGGTGCTCCCGCTCTCACCCACCCACCCGGACGGTTCGCCCTACCACAGCCCCTCCATCAACGCCGGCAACCCGCTGTTGATCAGTCTCGATCTGCTCGTCGAGCAAGGCTGGCTGAGCGCGCAAGACCGGTCCAGCTTGGCGAAGCCGGCTCAAGATTACAGCACGCTGCGTCACACCTTGCTAAAACATGCCTATCAAGGCTTTTTACACAAGTCCTCCAAGGCCGAGCACGATGCGTTAAACGAGTTCGTGGCGCAACAGGCCCGTTGGCTCGAGGATTACGCCCTGTATCAGGCCCTTAAACAGGCCCACGACGAAGCCGGCTGGATACATTGGCCCACGCCGCTGCGTGATCGAGAACCCGCGGCCCTGCAACAGGCCGCGCTCGATTTGCAGGAAGCCATCGCCCAGGTTTGTTTCGAGCAGTTTGTCTTCTTTCAACAATGGTCGGGCTTAAAGGCCTACGCCAATAACTCCGGCGTGCAGATGTTCGGTGACATGCCGATCTTTGTGGCCCACGACAGCGCCGACGTCTGGGCCAATCGGGATTCTTTCCAGCTCGACGCCGCAGGTCACCCTCTCACCGTAGCGGGAGTGCCGCCGGATTATTTCAGCCCGCAGGGACAACGCTGGGGACACCCTCACTATCACTGGGAGCGCATGCAGCAGGACGGTTTTCGTTATTGGATGGAGCGCGTAGAGACCCAGCTACAGATATATGACCTGCTCCGCATAGATCACTTCCGCGGCTTCGAGGCCCATTGGGAAATCCCTGCGGGCGACGCCACGGCCATCAACGGCCGCTGGGTGAAAGTCCCCGGAGATGCCTTGTTCGCCGCGCTGCAGCAGCGTTTCGGCCCGCTCCCTTTGGTGGCCGAGGACCTCGGTGTCATCACCACCGAAGTCGTCGCCCTGCGCAAAAAATACGGCCTGCCGGGAATGAAAGTTTTACAGTTCGCCTTTGACGGCACGCCGCACAATCCTTATCTTCCCCATCAACACGAACACAATTGCGTGGTGTACACCGGCACCCATGACAACGACACCACGTTTGGCTGGTTCAACAGCCTCTCTCACGACGCCAAAAATTACGTGGACGATTATCTGGGCTCGCCGGGCGAACCGATGCCCTGGCCGCTCATACGCGCCGCGCTGGAATCCGTCGCCAACCTGGCGATGTTACCGATGCAGGACATCTTAAGTCTCGGCAGCGAACACCGCATGAACACGCCGGGCACCATCACAAACAACTGGAAGTGGCAGTTTAGCTGGGAGCACGTCACGCCGGACGTCCCCGAGCGGCTGCAACATCTCACCCGGCTTTACGGTCGGAGTTAG
- the glgC gene encoding glucose-1-phosphate adenylyltransferase: protein MASSSHSDNTNTRPFVRRRARHTLAIILAGGRGSRLGHLTLWRAKPAVPFGGKFRIIDFPLSNCINSGIRRVSILTQYKAHSLIGHIQRGWSFMRGEFGEFVELLPAQQRIETSWYSGTADAVFQNLDIIRMHKPNYVLILAGDQIYKMNYGRVIAFHAQNGADMTVGCIEVPLEQAKAFGVMTVDKDSRVIDFKEKPAEPQPIPGREDVALASMCIYVFNAEFLYEQLIKDADTAHSSHDFGKDIIPSLINKYRVLAFPFRDHEAGKSAYWRDVGTVDAFWEANLELIGVTPELNLYDEDWPIWTYQAQLPPAKFVFDDEDRRGMAVDSMISGGCIVSGAVVRHSLLFSNVVVNSYSSITDSVVLPDVTIGNHCRLHKVVVDKGCVIPDGTVIGMDHMEDAKRFHVTPGGVVLVTPEMLGQTLHHVR from the coding sequence ATGGCGTCTTCCTCCCACTCCGATAACACTAACACGCGGCCCTTCGTCCGCCGCCGCGCCCGCCATACCTTGGCGATCATCCTCGCGGGGGGCCGTGGCTCGCGGCTGGGACACCTGACGCTGTGGCGCGCCAAGCCGGCTGTGCCGTTCGGAGGCAAGTTCAGAATCATAGACTTTCCCTTGTCCAACTGCATCAATTCCGGCATACGGCGCGTCTCCATCCTGACTCAATACAAGGCCCATTCGCTGATCGGCCATATTCAACGCGGCTGGAGTTTTATGCGCGGCGAATTCGGTGAATTTGTCGAGTTGTTGCCCGCCCAGCAGCGCATCGAGACCTCCTGGTACTCCGGCACCGCCGATGCGGTATTCCAGAATCTGGATATTATCCGCATGCACAAGCCGAATTATGTGCTGATCCTGGCCGGTGATCAGATCTATAAGATGAATTACGGCCGCGTGATCGCCTTTCACGCGCAAAACGGCGCCGACATGACGGTGGGCTGCATCGAGGTGCCGCTGGAGCAGGCCAAGGCCTTCGGTGTGATGACGGTGGATAAGGATTCACGCGTCATTGACTTTAAGGAAAAGCCCGCAGAGCCCCAACCTATCCCGGGGCGGGAGGATGTGGCGCTCGCCTCGATGTGCATCTATGTCTTTAATGCCGAATTTCTCTATGAGCAGCTCATCAAGGACGCCGACACCGCGCACTCCTCGCACGATTTCGGCAAGGACATTATCCCGTCACTGATCAACAAATACCGTGTGCTCGCCTTCCCGTTTCGCGATCACGAGGCCGGCAAGAGCGCCTATTGGCGCGACGTGGGGACAGTGGACGCTTTCTGGGAGGCCAACCTGGAACTGATCGGCGTCACGCCGGAGCTTAATCTCTATGACGAAGACTGGCCGATCTGGACCTATCAGGCGCAATTGCCGCCCGCCAAGTTTGTGTTCGATGACGAGGACCGGCGCGGCATGGCGGTGGATTCCATGATCTCGGGAGGCTGCATTGTGTCGGGCGCGGTTGTGCGTCACTCGCTGTTATTCTCCAACGTGGTGGTGAATTCGTATTCCTCGATCACGGATTCGGTGGTGTTGCCCGATGTCACCATCGGCAATCACTGCCGCCTGCACAAGGTGGTGGTGGACAAAGGCTGCGTTATACCCGACGGAACGGTGATCGGCATGGATCACATGGAAGACGCCAAGCGCTTTCATGTCACGCCGGGCGGGGTGGTGCTGGTGACTCCAGAGATGCTGGGTCAAACCCTGCATCATGTCCGCTGA
- a CDS encoding addiction module protein, with protein MSLAEKLQAMEALWDDLSRNPDTLESPAWHEEVLRERQQRIASGEAVFLDWEHAKTDIRRRTS; from the coding sequence ATGAGCCTTGCCGAGAAACTGCAAGCGATGGAGGCTCTATGGGATGACCTGAGCCGCAACCCTGACACCCTGGAGTCGCCCGCCTGGCACGAAGAGGTGTTGCGCGAACGGCAGCAGCGGATTGCTTCCGGTGAAGCAGTTTTTTTGGACTGGGAGCACGCCAAGACGGATATTCGCCGCCGCACCTCGTGA
- a CDS encoding glycoside hydrolase yields MSADPPFTSPLTREGSRLKVVLCWHMHQPQYQDLASGQYQLPWSYLHAIKDYVDMAYHLETIPGARAVVNFAPILFEQISDYTAQIEAYLTRNEPLRDPLLAALVSSDGPTDPHQYAALVKACLRINKERFINRFPPYHRLANIADTLAENSDTIIYLSQQYLADIVTWYHLAWVGESAQREDPRIAWLIQKGTGYTLQDRHKLLAVIGELLGSVIGRYRRLAEAGRIELSMTPYAHPILPLLIDLESALEAMPNAPMPQHTSYPGGLERARWHIREGRAVFRRHFGFDAQGCWPAEGGISAAALRLLADEGYLWAASGETVLGNSLAGTREFERQNGKQWLYRPYLAPGTLLSCFFRDDGLSDLIGFTYATWHSDDAVNNLIYHLVNIADACKDQPDSVVSIIMDGENAWEYYPANGYYFLSALYKKLAEHPQLELTTFSSYLEQRRPAATPPRLTKLVAGSWVYGTFSTWIGSADKNHGWEMLGEAKRAFDRAVADGRLSGEQLAAAERQLGLCEGSDWFWWFGDYNPAAAVSDFERLFRLHLSNLYRMLDLTPPSKLAAAVSRGAGEPALGGVMRKAQQ; encoded by the coding sequence ATGTCCGCTGACCCGCCCTTCACCTCCCCTTTAACAAGGGAGGGATCGCGTCTGAAGGTCGTGCTGTGCTGGCACATGCACCAGCCGCAGTACCAGGATCTGGCCAGCGGACAGTACCAGTTGCCGTGGTCATATCTGCACGCGATCAAGGACTATGTGGATATGGCCTATCACCTGGAGACCATCCCGGGCGCGCGGGCGGTGGTCAATTTCGCGCCTATTCTGTTCGAGCAGATCAGCGATTACACGGCGCAGATCGAGGCCTATCTCACCCGCAACGAACCGCTGCGCGACCCGTTGCTGGCGGCCCTGGTAAGCAGCGATGGTCCAACGGACCCGCACCAATACGCCGCGCTGGTAAAGGCCTGTCTGCGCATCAACAAAGAGCGCTTCATCAACCGGTTTCCGCCGTATCACCGGCTGGCCAACATCGCCGACACGCTGGCCGAAAACTCTGACACGATTATTTATCTTAGCCAGCAATATCTGGCCGACATCGTGACCTGGTACCACCTCGCCTGGGTGGGTGAGAGCGCGCAGCGCGAAGACCCGCGGATCGCCTGGCTCATCCAGAAGGGGACGGGGTATACGCTGCAAGACCGTCACAAGCTGTTGGCGGTGATCGGAGAATTGCTGGGCAGCGTGATCGGGCGTTACCGCAGATTGGCGGAGGCCGGCCGGATTGAGCTTTCTATGACGCCCTACGCACACCCGATCCTGCCGCTTTTGATAGATCTGGAAAGCGCGCTGGAGGCGATGCCGAACGCACCTATGCCGCAGCATACCTCCTATCCGGGCGGTCTCGAGCGCGCACGCTGGCATATCCGCGAAGGGCGGGCCGTGTTCCGCCGCCACTTCGGTTTTGACGCTCAAGGGTGCTGGCCGGCGGAGGGCGGTATCAGCGCGGCGGCGTTGAGGTTACTGGCCGATGAAGGTTACCTGTGGGCGGCAAGCGGTGAGACGGTGCTCGGCAACAGTCTGGCCGGAACCAGGGAGTTCGAAAGGCAAAACGGCAAGCAGTGGCTGTACCGGCCTTACCTCGCTCCCGGCACCCTGCTGTCATGCTTCTTCCGCGACGACGGCCTCTCCGACCTGATCGGCTTTACTTACGCCACCTGGCACAGTGATGACGCCGTCAATAACCTTATTTATCACCTCGTCAACATCGCCGACGCCTGCAAGGATCAGCCCGACAGCGTCGTCTCCATCATCATGGATGGAGAAAACGCGTGGGAATATTATCCCGCGAACGGCTATTATTTTCTCAGCGCCCTCTATAAAAAATTGGCCGAGCACCCCCAGTTGGAACTCACCACCTTTTCCTCCTATCTGGAACAGCGGCGCCCGGCCGCCACGCCCCCTCGCCTCACCAAGCTGGTCGCGGGGAGCTGGGTGTACGGCACCTTCTCCACGTGGATCGGTTCGGCCGATAAAAATCACGGCTGGGAGATGCTGGGCGAGGCCAAGCGCGCCTTTGACCGGGCCGTCGCAGACGGCCGCTTGAGCGGCGAGCAATTGGCCGCCGCCGAACGTCAACTGGGCCTCTGTGAGGGCTCGGACTGGTTCTGGTGGTTCGGCGACTACAATCCCGCCGCCGCGGTCAGCGATTTCGAACGTTTGTTCCGCCTGCACCTCTCCAACCTCTACCGTATGCTGGACCTGACCCCGCCGTCTAAACTGGCCGCTGCCGTAAGCCGCGGCGCCGGGGAACCCGCGCTGGGAGGCGTGATGCGGAAAGCACAACAGTAA